In a single window of the Sesamum indicum cultivar Zhongzhi No. 13 linkage group LG16, S_indicum_v1.0, whole genome shotgun sequence genome:
- the LOC105178542 gene encoding protein THYLAKOID FORMATION1, chloroplastic gives MAALTSVSFAAITQSTDRKVSVPSTRTYLASNFYAFKLRLPYDSCNFRSGSSSSRMVVHCMSTATDPPTVSETKSNFLKAYKRPIPSIYNTVLQELIVQQHLMRYKRSYQYDPVFALGFVTVYDQLMEGYPSDEDREAIFKAYIEALNEDPAQYRADAKKLEEWARSQSASSLVDFASREGEVEGILKDISTRAGSKGSFSYSRFFAVGLFRLLELSNATEPTILDKLCLALNVNKKSVDRDLDVYRNLLSKLVQAKELLKEYVDREKKKVEERTASQKANEAVTKCLAEYQSAAR, from the exons ATGGCGGCCCTGACTTCAGTCTCGTTTGCTGCAATAACTCAATCCACCGACAGGAAAGTCTCAGTTCCGTCTACTCGCACTTATCTGGCGTCCAATTTCTATGCTTTTAAGCTCCGCTTGCCCTATGATTCGTGCAATTTTCGGAGCGGGAGCTCCAGTTCTCGTATGGTAGTTCATTGCATGTCCACTGCCACAG ATCCACCTACAGTGTCTGAGACAAAGTCGAATTTCTTGAAGGCATATAAGAGACCAATTCCAAGTATATACAACACGGTATTACAAGAGCTAATTGTACAGCAGCATTTGATGAGGTACAAGAGGTCATATCAGTACGATCCTGTCTTTGCACTTGGTTTTGTTACAGTCTACGATCAACTCATGGAGGGGTACCCAAGTGATGAGGATAGAGAGGCCATTTTCAAAGCTTACATAGAGGCTCTAAATGAGGATCCTGCCCAATACAG GGCTGATGCAAAGAAGTTGGAAGAATGGGCCCGTTCCCAGTCTGCCAGTTCTTTAGTAGATTTCGCTTCCAGAGAAGGCGAAGTTGAAGGCATTCTAAAGGACATTTCCACAAGAGCAGGAAGCAAAGGAAGTTTCAGCTACAGTAGGTTCTTTGCTGTTGGTCTCTTCCGCCTGCTTGAGTTATCAAATGCAACTGAGCCAACCATCTTAGACAAG CTTTGTCTTGCGCTAAATGTAAATAAGAAAAGTGTTGACCGGGACCTTGATGTCTACCGCAATCTGCTTTCTAAGCTGGTTCAAGCAAAAGAGCTGTTAAAGGAATATGTTGACAG agagaaaaagaaagtagAAGAAAGGACAGCATCTCAAAAAGCCAACGAGGCTGTCACAAAGTGCTTGGCAGAGTACCAATCCGCCGCACGGTAG
- the LOC105178541 gene encoding diacylglycerol kinase 5, translating into MENLDLDSEEFIKKFYIPRYILEPESKAELFKPECPVLVFINSRSGGQLGGELLITYRSILNEKQVIDLTEEAPDSVLRRLFINLEKLKNSGDGTAPELEKKLRIIVAGGDGTAGWLLGVVSDLKLSQPPPIATVPLGTGNNLPFAFGWGKKNPGTNRNSVLSFLDQVWRAKEMKIDSWHILMRMRAPRQGSCDPIAPLELPHSLHAFHRVSSTDDLNVEGYDTFRGGFWNYFSMGMDAQVSYAFHSERKLHPEKFKNQLVNQSTYAKLGCSQGWFFASLFHPSSRNIAQLCKVKIMKRHGDWQDLNIPHSIRSIVCLNLPSFSGGLNPWGTPNSNKRRDRDLTPPFVDDGLLEIVGFRDAWHGLVLLAPNGHGRRLAQAHRIRFEFHKGAADHTYMRIDGEPWKQPLPVDDETVVVEISHLGQVKMLAVHDCRSKSVLDPTSPIAQDVDERDSDNEDESVGEEWRKFGAADTFKIPDEVDISHLS; encoded by the exons ATGGAGAATTTGGATCTTGACTCTGAAGAATTTATCAAGAAGTTTTATATCCCTAGATATATACTTGAGCCAGAGTCAAAGGCCGAGTTGTTCAAGCCTGAATGTCCTGTTTTGGTATTTATCAACTCTAGAAGTGGTGGTCAGCTTGGTGGAGAGCTCCTCATCACGTATCGATCCATACTAAATGAGAAGCAG GTAATTGATTTGACAGAAGAAGCTCCTGATAGCGTGTTACGTAGGCTTTTTATCAATCTCGAAAAGCTCAAGAATAGTGGTGACGGAACTGCTCCTGAACTTGAGAAGAAGTTGAGAATAATT GTTGCAGGTGGAGATGGTACAGCTGGATGGCTTCTTGGGGTGGTTTCTGATCTAAAATTATCTCAGCCCCCACCAATTGCTACTGTGCCTTTGGGAACTGGAAACAATCTGCCATTTGCGTTTGGTTGG GGTAAGAAAAATCCTGGAACTAATCGTAATTCTGTGCTATCATTCTTGGATCAAGTGTGGAGagcaaaagaaatgaagataGACAG TTGGCATATTCTTATGCGAATGAGAGCACCAAGGCAAGGCTCTTGTGATCCAATTGCTCCCCTAGAGTTGCCACATTCATTGCATGCATTTCATCGGGTTTCTTCCACAGATGATCTCAATGTG GAAGGTTACGACACATTCCGTGGAGGCTTTTGGAACTACTTCAGCATGG GAATGGATGCACAGGTTTCTTACGCATTCCACTCTGAGCGAAAGCTGCATccagaaaaattcaaaaaccaGCTAGTTAATCAG AGTACATACGCAAAGCTTGGATGCTCACAAGGATGGTTTTTTGCTTCTCTATTTCACCCTTCTTCAAG GAATATAGCTCAACTCTGCAAGGTTAAGATCATGAAAAGACATGGTGATTGGCAAGACCTCAATATTCCTCACAG CATCAGGTCAATTGTATGCCTTAACTTGCCAAGCTTTTCCGGTGGGCTAAATCCTTGGGGAACACCAAATAGTAATAAACGTCGTGAT AGAGACTTGACTCCACCGTTCGTAGATGATGGCCTACTTGAGATTGTTGGTTTTAGAGATGCTTGGCATGGACTCGTTTTACTCGCTCCTAATGGACATGGGAGGCGTCTTGCACag GCACACCGTATCCGATTCGAGTTCCATAAAGGTGCAGCTGACCATACATACATGAGGATTGATGGGGAACCATGGAAGCAACCTCTGCCAGTTGATGATGAAACTGTTGTAGTAGAAATTTCTCATCTTGGCCAAGTTAAGATGCTGGCTGTCCATGATTGTAGATCCAAAAGTGTCCTTGACCCCACATCTCCAATCGCTCAAGACGTCGACGAGAGGGATAGTGACAATGAAGACGAATCTGTTGGGGAAGAGTGGAGAAAATTTGGAGCAGCAGACACCTTCAAGATTCCAGATGAGGTCGACATTTCCCATCTCAGTTAA
- the LOC105178543 gene encoding 60S ribosomal protein L27a-3-like, with protein sequence MTTRFKKNRKKRGHVSAGHGRIGKHRKHPGGRGNAGGMHHHRILFDKYHPGYFGKVGMRYFHKLRNKFFCPTVNIDKLWSMVPQEVKEKASKDNAPLIDVTQFGYFKVLGKGSLPSDHPVVVKAKLVSKNAEKKIKEAGGAVVLTA encoded by the coding sequence ATGACGACTCGATTCAAGAAGAACCGCAAGAAGCGTGGCCACGTGAGCGCCGGTCACGGCCGTATTGGTAAACATCGCAAGCATCCCGGTGGTCGTGGTAATGCCGGAGGCATGCACCACCACCGCATCCTTTTCGATAAGTACCACCCTGGATACTTTGGGAAAGTTGGTATGCGCTACTTCCACAAGCTCCGCAACAAGTTCTTCTGCCCCACGGTCAACATCGACAAGCTCTGGTCGATGGTACCGCAGGAAGTGAAGGAGAAGGCGTCGAAGGACAACGCGCCGTTGATTGATGTAACGCAGTTCGGTTACTTTAAGGTTCTTGGTAAGGGGTCGCTTCCATCCGACCACCCCGTTGTGGTGAAGGCGAAGCTCGTATCGAAGAACGCAGAGAAGAAGATTAAGGAGGCTGGTGGCGCTGTTGTGCTCACTGCCTGA